The DNA sequence TGGGAAAGTTGCGCATGATCGCGTGTTTGTCTTGCGCCATATCGTAAAAACCAATGGCTGCTATGGGACCAAAAAGGAGGAGCAGCCAGTAGGCATTGGGGTTTAGAAAATAACCCAAGGCAATACTTCCCAAGACCGTGATGAGGGCAAAAACAACGAATTCGTTCCGCATTTTTTTGTTTTTGAATTACAACATTAATCCGCTGTTGCTAAGGTAAAAACTTAACCCACATTACGCATATATTGGTGGAATTTATCAGCTCAGGGAAGAAGGTGATTGCTGAGCCTGGTGGACTTCTTCTAACCAATAAATTTTTAGCAGATCCAGCAAACGAAGATTGGGTTGGTGCTGATGCAATAGCTTTTGCTCCCAATGCGTGCTTTTCTTTTTGAAAAAAGGCATAACAAATTGCAATAAGCCCGTGCGGTGTAGGCGCAACCACCATTGGAGTGCCTGCGTTTGGAGCGCAGGATTTTGCCGATGTAAGCGGTAAAGGTTTTGGATGGCAATGCGTTGTTTTTCCAACCAGTGAGTAGCCTCATCGAGGCCAATGTGCAGCACTGGGTTGTCGAGGTGTTGGATGTCAATGCCAGCGGCCTGTAGCTGAAAACCAAATAGGGTATCTTCGTGGCCGTAAGTCGTGACGGTTTCGTCGAAAGGGATATGGTGCATTACCGATTTCGGGACGACAAAGTTGTTGGTCATAAACCCGGCATAGGGTTGCTGTCGGCGAATACCAGCCGGTCTTACTTCCCGTTGGGTACCATACCACCAATGCAGGTAATAAGCAGTATCGGGAGGCTTACTCAAGTAACTTCTTCCACCGCAGAGTACCCTTGATGGAGCAAGCTGTGAGAGGTAGGTGGACAGGAAATCTGGTTGATCAATCCCACTGTCGCTATCAAGAAAAAGGAGGTAGTCGTAGCGGGCTTGCTGGGCTAACAAGTTCCTGATTTTAGCTCTACCAACATTTTCAGTAAGCTCTTGATAGTAGACACCTTGAAGCTGGTCTAGTTGACGGTTGCTAACTTGCCAATGGGAAGGTGATGCATCATCCAGTAGGCGTATTTCCCAGGCTTGTGATAGTTGGCTGGCTTGCTGGTGCAAAGTATGCACAAGTGTACCTACCTCATAAGCA is a window from the Lewinella sp. LCG006 genome containing:
- a CDS encoding glycosyltransferase family 2 protein, encoding MLSILIPVYAYEVGTLVHTLHQQASQLSQAWEIRLLDDASPSHWQVSNRQLDQLQGVYYQELTENVGRAKIRNLLAQQARYDYLLFLDSDSGIDQPDFLSTYLSQLAPSRVLCGGRSYLSKPPDTAYYLHWWYGTQREVRPAGIRRQQPYAGFMTNNFVVPKSVMHHIPFDETVTTYGHEDTLFGFQLQAAGIDIQHLDNPVLHIGLDEATHWLEKQRIAIQNLYRLHRQNPALQTQALQWWLRLHRTGLLQFVMPFFKKKSTHWEQKLLHQHQPNLRLLDLLKIYWLEEVHQAQQSPSSLS